CACTTCCTTCTTTTCTGCAAGAATGTCACCAAGTATGTTTTCTTTTGTTTTGAAATCGACTTGAATTTCATTTGAAATAGAAATCTTCGATTTCAAATCATTTACAATTTCAATAGTTGACCGAACTCTATTATCAACAAGCAAAACTCGTAGTTCTGCCTCATTTGAATTTGTAATTGCATTCGGGTTAGATTTTAAATTCTCTTCCTCGCCCCCTACATTTGATAAATAAGATTTTACTGTTGGATCTGCTTTAATTATGGATTCTACATATTTTACATATTCATCAAGTGCCTCAAGGCCTGTTCCCTGCGGCATTTTTATGTGTATGATTATTTCTCCTGTATCTATTCTAGGAATAAACTCTTTTTCGATATATGGTAACAAAGACAAACTGAATGCAAACAAGCTAAGAAGAAGTAATAAATAATATTTTGGCGCTTCTAAAACTTTTCTCAATCCTTTATGATAAATTTTTGTGATTTTATCTTCATCGTAAAATGAAAATTTTGAAATAAAATTTGAATCAAATTTCCGTTTGCGATAAAGTAAACTTGCCAACAAGGGGATAAATGTTAATGCAATAATTAAACTAAAGCTTAATGTTATAACAATTGCAAACGCCATTTCCCGAAAAATTATGCCTAGTGTACTCTTAATAAATGCAATTGGCAAAAAGACAATTATAGTTGTAGATGTTGCTGATACTACAGAACCGACTACCTCTTCCGTACCTTCAATGATTGAATCCACTAAGTTTTTCCCAAGTGACAGATTTCTCTCAATTGCAGATATGACAACATTGCTTGAATCAAACAACATTCCAACACCAAGAGCTAAACCACCAAGACTCATCATATTGAATCCTATCCCCATTTCGTAGAAAACTAAGAAACTCGGTAAAAGAGTAACAGGAATCGCTAAGAGCAAAAGAGTGGGGCTTTGAAAATTTTTCAGAATTAATAAGAGCGAAACGTAAGCAAGTATTGCACCAATGATCAAATTTGCGTAAAGTCCATTTATTGATTCAACGATAAAAATAGATTCATCAAAACTGATTACCGCATTAATTTCGTTTTTAAAAAGATCATTCACATTGTTTGTAACATTTTTAACTTCATTAGCAAGTGAGACTGTATTCTTACCTGGTTCCTTATAAAGATATAATATTACTGACTCATTTCCATTATATCTTGCAATGCCAGTTCTTTCTTTATATCGTTCATAGATACTGGAAAAATCCGAAAGCTTCACTCCTCTTCCGGTATCGGCTCCTCTTACCACCAAATTTTCTAAATCAAAACTTGTTTTAAATTCACCAATAGCTCTTACGGGAAGATCTTTTTTTCCAAATGGTAATTGACCTGCAGGATAATTTTTATTGTTAGAAGATATAAGTTGACTCAATTCAATAGGTTGAACCTGATATGAATTTAAGCGACTAGGATCAATTTCTATTAAGATTTCCTTTTCGAATCCTCCAACAACTTGTACTAAAGCGATTCCATCTATTCTTTCATAATAAAGTTTAATTTTATCCTCAATCCATTGTCTCAATTTTTTTGGATCACCTAGCGCTCTAGAAGATAAAACTATTTCCATAAACGCTGAACTACTTGGATCAAATCTTGTTATTATCGATTTGCTTGAATCATATGGCAATTGGTCCCGAATTAGATCTAATTTTTCCCGAGCTTCAAGTAATGCAAAATTCATGTCTGTACCATTTTTAAAACGTAAATGTACAAAACTATATCCTTCTTTCGAAATTGATTCTACCTTCTCCACTCCTTGAATAGTTCCAACTACTTGAGAGATAGGTTTAGAGATTAGATTTTCAATTTCACCAGGAGATGAATTTGGATATGAAGTTATAATTGTTAATTTAGGAAATTCAATATTTGGAAGGAGGCTTAATGGTATTTCTCTAAGCGAAAGTAAACCAAATAAACATAGTCCACTGAAAAACATCAAGCTAGCAACTTGACGACGCAATAGGACTGAAAGTATGAATTTAAACATTAAATACTAGGTTTCACAAGTATGCCATCAAAAAGTCTATTAATCGGGCTTGATATAATTATATCTCCTGATTCGAGACCTTTCGTAACTATCACTCTTTCATCTCGCTTTTC
The DNA window shown above is from Leptospira paudalimensis and carries:
- a CDS encoding efflux RND transporter permease subunit, with amino-acid sequence MFKFILSVLLRRQVASLMFFSGLCLFGLLSLREIPLSLLPNIEFPKLTIITSYPNSSPGEIENLISKPISQVVGTIQGVEKVESISKEGYSFVHLRFKNGTDMNFALLEAREKLDLIRDQLPYDSSKSIITRFDPSSSAFMEIVLSSRALGDPKKLRQWIEDKIKLYYERIDGIALVQVVGGFEKEILIEIDPSRLNSYQVQPIELSQLISSNNKNYPAGQLPFGKKDLPVRAIGEFKTSFDLENLVVRGADTGRGVKLSDFSSIYERYKERTGIARYNGNESVILYLYKEPGKNTVSLANEVKNVTNNVNDLFKNEINAVISFDESIFIVESINGLYANLIIGAILAYVSLLLILKNFQSPTLLLLAIPVTLLPSFLVFYEMGIGFNMMSLGGLALGVGMLFDSSNVVISAIERNLSLGKNLVDSIIEGTEEVVGSVVSATSTTIIVFLPIAFIKSTLGIIFREMAFAIVITLSFSLIIALTFIPLLASLLYRKRKFDSNFISKFSFYDEDKITKIYHKGLRKVLEAPKYYLLLLLSLFAFSLSLLPYIEKEFIPRIDTGEIIIHIKMPQGTGLEALDEYVKYVESIIKADPTVKSYLSNVGGEEENLKSNPNAITNSNEAELRVLLVDNRVRSTIEIVNDLKSKISISNEIQVDFKTKENILGDILAEKKEVIEYQILGEDIELMDSSAKALTKKLEKLPGVEWVRSGLEEKGIEYNLEFDQLKMAKYGLSYTNVSSFVKIALKGIAVSKMDNKDLAIPLRIGMQKANVNSEEKLGRLRIQTPYGENISLNQFLTFSKSDNLTSIHRNGNLRVNAITVGINPIYKNLKREIQSTIDAFPRSEEIKIEAAGEKAKLDESLKDVTLSFFLALLLIFMLLAGQFESYRSSLIILISIPLIFIGTFPALFMSSKSLNVSSFMGFILLMGVVVDNASLFYEYFHLFLKQFNDPEAALFQATQVVIRPIIMNNTTTILGMLPIVFTLGKGSEFQAPLGVVVISGLLTSVILSLFVIPSIVYFQHQKVR